In the genome of Streptomyces globosus, one region contains:
- a CDS encoding NAD-dependent epimerase/dehydratase family protein: protein MKRILVIGGSRYFGKHLVHGLLEAGHQVFVLNRGSTAPPPGALHLVADRDDAPGLAAALGPHTFDAVVDQVCYTPRQAAVARRVFAGRTARYVMTSTMEVYDPAPPTAEARAYADGKRRAEAVLARPAPGGTAAPFAFAAVRTAHVLGGGREEFTGRLAHYVERIGAGEPVAVHGAPYATSFVHHREIARFLHWAAEQEFTGAVDAASHGSLDVLGLCDAVAARVGRSARLRVVAPGEPASPFSYDRAYALDNSRAAGLGFPFERVADWLPQAVAEAQAAMPSSSSTPSA from the coding sequence ATGAAGCGGATTCTCGTCATCGGCGGCAGCCGGTACTTCGGAAAGCACCTGGTCCACGGCCTGCTGGAAGCCGGCCACCAGGTCTTCGTCCTCAACCGCGGCTCCACCGCCCCGCCGCCCGGCGCCCTCCACCTCGTCGCCGACCGCGACGACGCGCCCGGCCTTGCCGCGGCACTCGGCCCGCACACCTTCGACGCCGTCGTCGACCAGGTCTGCTACACGCCCCGCCAGGCGGCCGTCGCCCGCCGCGTGTTCGCCGGGCGGACCGCCCGGTACGTCATGACCTCCACGATGGAGGTGTACGACCCGGCACCCCCCACCGCCGAGGCCCGCGCCTACGCCGACGGCAAGCGGCGCGCCGAAGCCGTCCTCGCCCGCCCGGCACCCGGCGGGACGGCGGCGCCCTTCGCCTTCGCCGCGGTCCGCACCGCGCACGTCCTCGGCGGCGGCCGCGAGGAGTTCACCGGGCGGCTCGCCCACTACGTCGAGCGGATCGGCGCCGGCGAACCCGTCGCCGTGCACGGCGCCCCGTACGCCACCTCGTTCGTCCACCACCGCGAGATCGCCCGCTTCCTGCACTGGGCGGCGGAGCAGGAGTTCACCGGAGCGGTGGACGCCGCCTCCCACGGCTCCCTCGACGTCCTCGGCCTGTGCGACGCGGTCGCCGCCCGGGTGGGACGCTCCGCCCGCCTCCGGGTGGTGGCGCCCGGGGAGCCGGCATCGCCGTTCTCCTACGACCGCGCCTACGCCCTCGACAACAGCCGCGCGGCCGGCCTCGGCTTCCCCTTCGAGCGGGTCGCGGACTGGCTTCCGCAAGCCGTCGCCGAGGCTCAGGCGGCCATGCCGAGCAGTTCCAGTACGCCGTCCGCGTAG
- a CDS encoding LysR family transcriptional regulator — MLDVHRLRVLRAVAEHGSFNRAAAALLLTPSAVSQHVAALERSVGHPVAVRSPRGVTLTEAGRLLVEAAEAISAELDQVRHAIDRLAAVRQRLTLATFTSGGRHLLPRALPGFVAAHPEVELTVLEAEPEAALAMVRGGRADLAVAYAFDGPLPLPPGVAWTPLLDDPLWLVLPPAHPLAGRDALGPDELGGARWVLGCLRTEAFLRRYAAQAGFELRVAASTTDYFFAQTLVGAGVGVALVPQVCLAPPAGCTAVRVEPPVPPRHIGLLGPVRRRAQPYAQALAAALRTAAEPAAARPAADAARPAEAAG, encoded by the coding sequence ATGCTCGATGTGCACCGGTTGCGTGTCCTGCGGGCGGTCGCCGAGCACGGCAGCTTCAACCGGGCGGCCGCGGCCCTGCTGCTGACCCCGTCGGCCGTGTCCCAGCACGTCGCCGCCCTGGAGCGGAGCGTCGGCCACCCGGTGGCGGTGCGCAGCCCGCGCGGCGTGACGCTGACCGAGGCCGGGCGGCTGCTGGTGGAGGCGGCCGAGGCGATCTCCGCCGAGCTCGACCAGGTCCGGCATGCCATCGACCGGCTGGCCGCGGTGCGGCAGCGGCTGACGCTCGCCACCTTCACCAGCGGCGGCCGACACCTCCTTCCGCGGGCGCTCCCCGGGTTCGTGGCCGCGCACCCGGAGGTCGAGCTGACGGTGCTGGAGGCCGAACCGGAAGCCGCACTCGCGATGGTCCGCGGCGGCCGGGCCGACCTCGCGGTGGCGTACGCCTTCGACGGCCCGCTGCCCCTGCCGCCGGGTGTCGCCTGGACGCCGCTGCTGGACGACCCGCTGTGGCTGGTGCTGCCGCCCGCGCATCCGCTGGCCGGGCGGGACGCCCTCGGCCCCGACGAACTCGGCGGCGCCCGCTGGGTGCTGGGCTGCCTGCGGACGGAGGCCTTCCTGCGCCGGTACGCGGCGCAGGCCGGGTTCGAGCTGCGGGTGGCGGCCTCCACCACGGACTACTTCTTCGCCCAGACGCTCGTCGGCGCCGGGGTGGGCGTCGCGCTGGTCCCGCAGGTGTGCCTGGCCCCGCCCGCCGGATGCACCGCCGTACGGGTCGAACCGCCCGTCCCGCCCCGGCACATCGGCCTGCTCGGCCCGGTCCGGCGCCGGGCACAGCCGTACGCGCAGGCGCTGGCGGCCGCCCTGCGCACGGCGGCAGAACCGGCCGCAGCAAGACCGGCCGCGGACGCCGCGCGGCCCGCGGAGGCCGCGGGATGA